Below is a window of Flavobacteriales bacterium DNA.
CTGGATAAACTGGGTGTGAATGATCCTGTGCTTGAAATTGCCAAAGGTCTTGAAGAGGTGGCGCTGAAGGATGAATACTTCGTTGAACGCAAACTATATCCCAATGTGGATTTCTACTCCGGAATCATTTACAGGGCATTGGGTATTCCAACCGATATGTTTACCGTGATGTTTGCGCTTGGTCGCCTTCCTGGCTGGATTGCACAATGGAAGGAAATGATAGCCAACAAAGAACCGATCGGGCGTCCGCGTCAGATTTATGTGGGTTCAAACGAGCGTCCTTACGTGGAGTTGGACAAACGTTAGTTGTCTTTTTTAGGTGGGGAAGAACGGCGACGTTTGCCTCCCCATGAACCTCTGTTTTTTCCCTTTCCCCCGTTTCTGTCCGGGCGTCGGCCTTTGCCGTTGGTTTTGCGTGTTATAAGTTCCGGAGCTTCTCCAAGATCTTCCGGTAATTTCTTCCTTGGAACTTCACTTTCGATCAAACGCTCTATTTGTTGGAGCTTGTGGTAATCTTCACTGGTGACCAACGTGATGGCCTCTCCGGTAGTTTGGGCCCTTGCGGTCCGGCCGATGCGATGTACATAATCCTCTGCTTCATTGGGCACGTCAAAGTTGATGATCACGGAAATATCCTTGATGTCAATTCCCCGGCT
It encodes the following:
- the gltA gene encoding citrate (Si)-synthase (type II enzyme; in Escherichia coli this enzyme forms a trimer of dimers which is allosterically inhibited by NADH and competitively inhibited by alpha-ketoglutarate; allosteric inhibition is lost when Cys206 is chemically modified which also affects hexamer formation; forms oxaloacetate and acetyl-CoA and water from citrate and coenzyme A; functions in TCA cycle, glyoxylate cycle and respiration; enzyme from Helicobacter pylori is not inhibited by NADH), with translation ASISAGVIALWGPLHGGANQAVIEMLERIKEDGGNTDKWINKAKDKDDPFRLMGFGHRVYKNFDPRARIIKKAADEVLDKLGVNDPVLEIAKGLEEVALKDEYFVERKLYPNVDFYSGIIYRALGIPTDMFTVMFALGRLPGWIAQWKEMIANKEPIGRPRQIYVGSNERPYVELDKR